The Megachile rotundata isolate GNS110a chromosome 3, iyMegRotu1, whole genome shotgun sequence genome includes a window with the following:
- the RanGAP gene encoding ran GTPase activating protein — protein sequence MSSFNLNDLGEQLKGVTQNSTGFGVSFAKKSLKLDSAEDAKEVVEAIRACTNLEYLDLEGNTLGPDAAMAVAEALKENGSLLKRALWKDMFTGRLKAEIPKSLEYLSNALCGAGTQLTELDLSDNAFGPVGVRGIASFLTSSSCYTLRILKLHNTGLGATGGKIVAKALLDCYNNSSKAGTSPLALKVFVAGRNRLEDEGAEALASVFQKLTSLEEVVMPQNGIYHQGITAIAHGLSSNPGLKILNLNDNTVGFKGAQALAKALPNFQNLEQLNLGDCLLKTQGSLILAEALGVEGNYPSLTELNLSYNEIRKEGANSIAQAMADKKRLITLELDGNSFGRSGRTMLCNLLKDSRRIESLGSLSNDEESDDEDTDEDDEEEDEEEVEKDDDDDDDDNDDDEEEDEDDESDIENKENGRDLKNTVTNGNESSNVVRLKISVTEFLKSPTGERLLLLQDNIVQDFIDHAKTLSRNGDTSPELRFIEEYTRIVMKVSALSTSGYIDVKTKAQNLTDILYSKLCSFAKESDKISIWNNALLVNLGLIKAEDKCSEKIDWNLEGCFKALEQVTQKDYFPEEIRTTLKIFLEKSIKNKKAKVTDSIQDSKNSLNNVLSHMQNAGSQPG from the exons ATGTCTTCGTTTAATTTAAATGATCTTGGAGAGCAATTAAAAGGTGTTACTCAAAATTCTACCGGCTTCGGCGTATCTTTTGCGAAAAAGTCGCTTAAACTTGATTCTGCAGAAGATG CGAAAGAAGTGGTCGAAGCAATACGAGCATGTACGAACTTAGAATATCTGGATTTAGAAGGAAATACTTTAGGGCCAGATGCTGCTATGGCTGTAGCAGAGGCACTAAAGGAAAATGGTTCTTTACTGAAACGTGCTCTTTGGAAAGATATGTTCACTGGTCGTTTGAAAGCAGAAATACCAAAATCATTAGAGTACCTTAGCAATGCTTTATGTGGTGCTGGTACTCAGCTTACTGAACTTGATCTAAGCGATAATGCTTTTGGTCCAGTTGGTGTTCGAGGAATAGCTAGCTTTTTAACCTCTAGTTCGTGTTATACTCTTCGTATATTAAAATTGCATAACACTGGACTTGGAGCAACAGGTGGCAAAATAGTAGCAAAAGCATTGTTAGATTGCTACAACAATAGTTCCAAAGCTG GTACATCTCCTCTAGCATTGAAAGTATTTGTTGCTGGAAGAAACAGACTTGAAGATGAAGGTGCAGAAGCATTAGCATctgtttttcaaaaattaactaGTTTAGAAGAGGTTGTAATGCCTCAGAATGGTATATATCATCAAGGTATAACAGCCATTGCTCATGGATTATCTTCTAACCctggattaaaaattttaaaccttAATGATAATACGGTTGGATTCAAAGGAGCTCAAGCTCTTGCTAAAgctttaccaaattttcaaaatttagagcAACTTAATCTTGGAGACTGTTTACTCAAAACACAAGGCAGTTTAATTTTAGCAGAAGCATTAGGAGTTGAAGGCAACTATCCTTCACTTACTGAACTTAATTTGAGTTATAATGAAATTCGCAAGGAGGGTGCCAATTCCATAGCTCAAGCTATGGCTGATAAAAAACGTTTAATAACTCTGGAATTAGATGGAAATTCGTTTGGAAGATCAGGACGCACGATGTTATGTAATTTGCTTAAAGATTCAAGAAGAATTGAATCTTTAGGTTCATTAAGTAATGATGAAGAAAGTGATGATGAAGATACTGATGAAGATGATGAAGaggaagatgaagaagaagTAGAGAAAGATgatgacgatgacgatgatGACAATGATGAtgacgaagaagaagatgaagatgaTGAAAGTGACAttgaaaacaaagaaaatggACGTGATCTTAAAAACACAGTAACAAATGGCAATGAATCGTCGAATGTTGTGCGACTGAAAATATCTgttacagaatttttaaaatcaccAACAGGAGAAAGGCTATTACTGTTGCAAGATAACATTGTACAAGACTTTATAGATCATGCCAAA aCTTTATCACGAAACGGTGATACATCTCCAGAATTAAGGTTCATAGAAGAATATACAAGAATAGTAATGAAGGTATCGGCACTGAGTACAAGCGGTTACATTGACGTGAAAACGAAAGCCCAAAATCTTACAGATATTTTATATTCGAAGTTATGTTCTTTTGCAAAGGAAAGTGATAAGATTTCAATATGGAATAATGCTTTACTGGTTAATTTAGgtttaataaaa GCTGAAGATAAATGCAGTGAAAAGATTGACTGGAATTTAGAAGGGTGTTTTAAAGCACTAGAACAAGTCACTCAAAAAGATTACTTTCCAGAGGAAATACGAACCACCTTAAAAATTTTCTtagaaaaatcaataaaaaataagaaagcgAAAGTTACGGATTCAATACAAGACTCAAAAAATTCTCTTAATAACGTTTTGAGTCATATGCAAA ATGCAGGATCCCAACCAGGATGA
- the mbf1 gene encoding multiprotein bridging factor 1, with the protein MSDWDTAPITLRKRPPKASVLKSEQAVNAARRQGFVIETQAKWGGGTNRQHVATKNTAKLDRETEELKHDKIPLDLGKLIQQGRQSKGLSQKDLATKVNEKAQVINDYEAGRGIPNQMVIGKIERVLGIKLRGKDRGKPLAAPGAKK; encoded by the exons ATGTCAGATTGGGACACTGCTCCTATTACCTTGCGAAAACGTCCTCCAAAAGCCTCTGTACTTAAATCAGAACAG GCGGTGAATGCTGCACGTCGTCAAGGATTCGTCATTGAAACACAAGCAAAAT GGGGTGGTGGAACAAACAGGCAGCACGTAGCAACTAAAAATACTGCTAAATTAGACAGAGAAACCGAAGAACTTAAACATGACAAAATTCCACTTGATCTTGGTAAATTAATCCAACAGGGACGACAAAGTAAAGGATTATCTCAGAAAGATCTTGCAACG AAAGTAAATGAAAAGGCACAAGTTATCAATGACTATGAAGCAGGTCGTGGAATTCCAAATCAAATGGTGATTGGTAAAATTGAACGAGTATTGGGAATAAAATTACGTGGAAAAGATCGTGGTAAACCATTAGCAGCTCCTGGGGCAAAAAAATGA
- the LOC100877471 gene encoding phosphatidylserine lipase ABHD16A: MSFIRTLWKCTFSPRLFKVYEITWIGRLVDKSYEPNSLERWGDQIVICFAAIWSISLYTIPLVAIFFYQRNGSLSDNIYSLSKLVAGAGAIFIASLVARSCSRANNPVYLKFLKTLDDANAHYNAETKQELQKYDFEFWALPVDFNVTDVTGDKPEDKLTLEKIAISSGRIKKQSGKELVFTLPCKLLSYVVAHTFGIKMIYPGSVSVINWAFRSTLLKGRMDLIKRGGERYKLLTADNNEIDAMFIDQRNKTSNGNILVITCEGNCGFYESGIISTPLNKGYSILGWNHPGFGSSTGAPYPLQEENAIDCVMRFAIDRLKFPEDQIILYGWSIGGYPATWAAMNYPSIQSLVLDATFDDILPLAIMTMSSSLEGLVRNIIRDYFNLNIAEQLNRYNGTVLLIRRTDDEVVCTPSNTLSGNRGNMLLTKLLIRRYPLLFSETSECAALLVKFLSVDVATRKSILETVNVDEKQCLDIIGKDIEKNGGVVSYPSTLGQNCDSKTKQQLVLFLATMYMKDQPSSHCTPLAVDLFHPGWDPASAMSIKQ, encoded by the exons ATGTCTTTTATTAGGACACTTTGGAAATGTACATTTAGCCCGAGGCTTTTCAAAGTTTATGAAATAACATGGATTGGTCGTTTAGTGGAT aaaTCGTATGAACCTAACAGCCTAGAACGATGGGGTGATCAAATTGTAATTTGT ttTGCAGCAATTTGGTCAATTAGCTTGTACACTATACCATTAGTTGCTATCTTTTTCTATCAGCGTAATGGTTCTTTGTCTGATAATATTTACTCTTTGAGTAAATTGGTAGCTGGTGCTGgtgcaatttttattgcatCGCTGGTTGCACGTAGTTGCTCAAGAGCTAATAATCcagtgtatttaaaatttctaaaaacatTAGATGATGCTAATGCACATTATAACGCGGAAACGAAACAGGAACTTCAGAAatatgattttgaattttgggcaTTACCTGTAGATTTTAATGTCACTGATGTAACGGG AGATAAACCAGAAGACAAATTGACATtagaaaaaattgcaatttctaGTGGACGAATAAAGAAGCAaagtggtaaagaacttgtatttaCATTGCCATGTAAATTATTATCTTACGTAGTAGCTCATACATTTGGTATCAAAATGATATATCCTGGAAGTGTATCAGTGATCAATTGGGCATTTC GCTCTACACTTTTAAAAGGAAGGATGGATTTAATAAAACGAGGTGGAGAAAGGTACAAATTGTTAACTGCAGATAATAATGAAATTGATGCTATGTTCATTGATCAACGTAACAA aacTTCAAATGGAAATATATTAGTTATTACATGTGAAGGAAACTGTGGGTTTTATGAAAGTGGTATTATATCAACTCCATTGAATAAAGGATATTCCATATTAGGTTGGAACCACCCAGGCTTTGGTAGCAGCACT GGTGCCCCGTATCCTCTGCAAGAAGAGAATGCTATTGATTGCGTAATGCGCTTTGCAATCGATCGCTTAAAATTTCCGGAGGATCAAATAATTCTCTATGGTTGGAGTATCGGTGGATATCCTGCAACTTGGGCTGCTATGAATTATCCTTCTATTCAAAGTCTA gTGTTAGACGCTACATTCGATGATATACTTCCGTTAGCGATTATGACGATGTCCTCGTCTCTAGAAGGTTTGGTACGAAACATTATAAGAGATTATTTCAATTTGAATATAGCAGAACAATTGAATAG GTATAATGGAACAGTATTGCTTATACGAAGAACAGATGACGAAGTAGTATGTACGCCTAGTAACACTTTATCAGGAAATCGAGGTAACATGTTACTTACAAAACTTTTGATACGTCGTTATCCACTTCTTTTCTCGGAAACCTCAGAATGTGCTGCACTTTTAGTAAAATTCCTGTCGGTGGATGTTGCCACAAGAA AATCAATACTTGAAACAGTAAATGTTGACGAAAAACAATGTTTAGACATAATTGGAAAAGATATCGAAAAAAATGGTGGTGTAGTAAGCTATCCCTCTACACTTGGACAAAATTGTGACTCTAAAACGAAACAACAGCTCGTCCTGTTTCTC GCAACAATGTATATGAAAGATCAGCCATCATCACACTGTACTCCATTAGCAGTGGACTTGTTTCATCCTGGTTGGGATCCTGCATCTGCAATGTCCATAAAACAGTGA